NNNNNNNNNNNNNNNNNNNNNNNNNNNNNNNNNNNNNNNNNNNNNNNNNNNNNNNNNNNNNNNNNNNNNNNNNNNNNNNNNNNNNNNNNNNNNNNNNNNNNNNNNNNNNNNNNNNNNNNNNNNNNNNNNNNNNNNNNNNNNNNNNNNNNNNNNNNNNNNNNNNNNNNNNNNNNNNNNNNNNNNNNNNNNNNNNNNNNNNNNNNNNNNNNataaaaaaaaaaaaaaaaaaaaaaaaaaaaagtccacaaaaattaatacagccatattttatatatacaaatattttattattaatatatatatttttaatcaaagaataaaatataaaatgtattatacatttattctaaaatgaatatatatatatgtatataattcattttagtttaattatataaaatgtatatcATCAAGCGTTTTTtcgtttttattttcttttttcgttttcattttcttttttcttttttatttaagatataaagaaaaagaatagACGGACAActgatataaaatatgttaaattAAAACGGCAtccttatttatttattaagaTAAGATGTATGTTCAAGAAAAGAATATGTAGAcatgtataataatatatatatatataaatatatttaggTATAGttaatatagaaaatatatataaagattattataccacacatatattttgttatatatatgataatttaaaattttccTAAAATGCagtttatattttattacagattaaaatgattttttttGCCCGTATTTctaaaaattttatttggTATTAATTCTATTcaatacaaatattttatatttatttataacacattccaataaaataaacatgATCATTTTTCATCAACCGCTAAATTTATCATAATGATGgttgtaaaatatatatatatatatatatataaaatatttattaattttttttttccattattatttttcttctttattcatatgaagaaaaaatttatcagcaaatcattatatatatatatatatatatatataattattttattagtCAAGTAGAAATGCacatgatatatatatatatatatatatatatatatatatatatatatatatacatgttaATCAATgatatttaattttaattatactTCTTTTTGGAAaacatatttatcatatttaaaatgtattttaaaattttgaaaaataagCACATTTGATATATAGTATTTCCACTTATTCTTcagaaaaataaataaattaaagatattatgaatatatttttataagattatgtatacatgtatacattaatatgtatgtattatGTTTTTCCTTCTTAcaataaacataaaattaGTTTATTCcttcataatttttttaaaagtatATAATCACCATTGTTctttgttattttttatgtttcttaataaatacatttataatgtggaattttatattctatgaatatatggttaaaaatgtataataaatatatatgcatataaatatatatataatatatatattatatatatttaatatatcaaatatatattttttttataatttttttcattatatataattttatttatgttattctttttgtttttattttattttattttatttattttttataaaatgtataatttcttttgaattaaaaatattttattgtttatgaattattattattattgttatatatataatatgtaaaatgCACGAATAgtttattaatattttaattttttgtttttttatgaataaagAAATGTAGAATATTGGTGAGTTTTTTTGTATAGTTAAAAAAACAGAAAGgtgtaaaaaatatgagaagtacaagaaaagaaaaaagtatattatatgaaatataatatatatatgtaataataaatacataaatatatatatatatatatattttatatgtattatatatttctattaaGGCGGAAgaatgaaatattttaatatcaatctaatataaagaaatataattatatatatatatatatttgtagTTATTTATGTAATTGTTGTAGATATGGATATATTTTCTCTAGCTTCTAATTTACAACAGATTGCTATAGGAGGAGTTAATTACGTAAATAATAAACTCCTTAAGAAATCTTTAAACTATGaaacaaattatattacTTATATTGTTATAGGAGAAAATGAGAAGACACCTtatgatattaatatgttttttttgcCCTTCGAATTAAGTACAAAATTAACATTTAAagattttaaaaaatattttccttttaaaggaaatattatatttcgATTTAAAATTGCATTATGTGATATGATTAATGTAATAAATGAAGggataataaataatagtccattattattaagagagaaaaatattcaaCATAATATCTctcataataataatattatatcagatgaaaatgaaataaaaaatatattaaaacaaGATAATTTTAACTACGTTTGGATAGATATAACTAATGATGAAGCTTTTATTCCAACTTTTAACGGATCTGTAATAGTAAAGGTTTTATTTGTTAATcatgaaaattataaagaatataataatatatattttaaaaattataattattcacATAAGACATACCACATAAATGAATCACAtttatgttcatatattcCTCTCAAATAtgataacaaaataaaaaagaataatagtaccgatgataatatttataatgatgatacattaatacataataaacaaaataattgTGAAACGATTAAAAGGTCATACGATCATGATAATTTAGTTAATTTTAGTTATACAAATAGTTCTGATGAGTTTCAGAGAGTAAACAGTGATGGAGAATGCAAGAATGTGAgtgataaaaattttaatttacaacaaaatgatttacataaaagtaataattattatcaaaatgGTGTCtacacatataataaatatgaatcgaatgaacatataaatataaataataataataataacaacaacaacaacaacaataataataataataataataataataataaattatacGACGAACAAAATACAAAACAACAGGATAATtcaaatgaatataattatcaatataattatcataattcaaatatatataattatcatgATAGTCATCATCTTTTAGAAAGAAGAAGTACTAgtgataatttaaatacattacatgaagaaaataaaataataaataattccCAAAGTAATTATATACCATCCATACATATCTCATCATTAAACTGTAATGAAATGGATGCACACAACAAATATATGTCAACAAAAGGAGCAATCCATAATTCAAAATCTAATTTGTTAACAAGTCAAACAAAGAAGATcgaaaataattataacaataaaaCACAAATGTTTAAAGAAAACCAAAAcataacaaataaaattaacaaCAGATTACaagaattaaaagaatatagAGATCACGAACAAAACaaatttaaagaaaaagttCTCATAAATGATcaaattaaaaaacaaataaataagtgGTGTAAAAATTCAGATAACACatataaagatattaaaGTATTGTTAACGACATTAAATGAAGTATTATGGAAAAATGCACAATGgaaaaatgtatatatggCTGATTTAATATCAAATCCAAATGTAGTTAAAAGTGCTTATAAAAATGCAATATTATTATGCCACCCtgataaaaatagaaatacAACTACCGAGCAGGAGGTAAcaaaatgaacatatatatatatatatatatatatatatatatatatatatgtatatatatatgtttgttatttatataaatatccATATAATGATTATAGATAAATcattacatttatatatttcatttttttttgagatatatattataaattaataagaagtttattttaaataatgaattataatattggaaagaaattttatattcataaaaaataaaacttaaaaaaaatcaaatatatatatatatatatgtatatatatatatatatatatatatatatatatatatatatatatatatagttatatacacaaaatatttatatgtgtatatatttatggataattaaaaaaaaataaaataacaaaaatttgaaaaattaaaaaaaatacaaaaacTAAAACACATGCAAACGTAATgcaaaatatatatatatatatatatatatatatatataaatatatttatatatatatatttttttttttttttttagttaAGAGCAGAAATGATTTTCCAAGCCTTAAATAACTCCTATAAGGATAAAAGgaatttataataatttcaatatttaatatcatatatatatatatatatatatatattttatttttttgtataaatgtaataatcttcatttttttttttttttttttttttttgtgtataaatattgtatctgtctattataaattattatcaatataatatatatttatatatatatatatatatacatattcgtaaatatttatatcattttgtttttaattatgatctaattttaaaagacttttttttttttaatatttaaaattttttctttttaaaaaatgtactGAATATGACTTATATTCATAGTGCAATTTTGGTAAATATCCATAAAtttgaagaaaatataatgaggtgatatatatattattccatggaaagatttattttattttatatcatatatatattatatatatttattattttttcgATATGTTCATGTTAATCCTTTGATCCCCAATTTTCAGCTATTTTTACAGAAACCTCACATTTAACTTTTTTCAAAAAGTAAGAAGCCGAATTTTCCATAGATTGTACTAAAATTTTAAGAGCTTCTTCCtgaaattttttatttacttCGATTATAATTTCATCATGCACACATAGGATAATTTTACCATTAATATCCTTTAAGTTGTCATATAAATCTACTAGAGctaattttaaaatatcaGCACATGTACCTTGTACAGGATAATTAAGAGCTTTTGTAAAAGAGAAGTATGGGAAAATAACTTTTCTATTTGAGAGTGTAGAATACTGTAAAGCtcttttttgttttacTTGATTATGccatttatatattcctttGTAGTGttcaaaaaaagaattataaaaatatagacATTGATCTAAAGACATATTTAAACCATAATAAGTATTTgcataattttttaagttGACATAATTCATACCATATATAAGACCAAAATTGATAGCTTTTGCTATATGTCTATCttctttattaatatcaggtatattttttttagttATAATACTAGCTGTTAATGTATGTAaatctatattattattatatgctTTAAGCATAATTTCATCATTGGTAATTTCTGCTGCAATTTTAAGCTCGATTTGTTTAAAGTCAGCTATAATgaagatattattatcgtttggtataaatatttctcTTATACTTTTTTGTCTAGGTATTTGTTGTAAATTTGGTTTTTCACTACTAAATCTTCCTGAGAATGTTTTTAATTGATTAAAAGTAgtatgtattttatttgtttttgtGTTAATATGTAATGgtaattttaaataaaaagctgaatacaatttatataatcttCTATAATTACGTAAACTTATAATTTCTTcatgatttaaaaaattctttAAATTGGAATCAGATGTATTTTCTATTAGTTTATTAGAAATATCACgaacattatttttttgcAAAGCTTTCAATACTTGTTGTTGAGaatttacatttatattttcttcttttaattttttttttaaattatctttctcaatatttaattcatttaatatttcatttgtacttttttgtaaattttCTAAATCTACTTTAATACCATTTAATTCCATATCACATATAGGTAAGatacatttattttcaatatCATTTACTATATTcaaattttcttttttgatttcttcttttaactttttatataattttaataaacaACTAGAATCACGAGCAGCATAAAATAgttgattattatttaacaAGGAATTATTCCATACACTATTTTGTTGTTGTTTGTCtaatattacatttaaatatttctcaactatattatttaatttaaatccatacatattcttatttttatctaataatttactagctatatatgtatcaaaaatattttctattttgaaattattatgaagCAAAAATTTAGCATCAAATTTTCcattttgtattatttttattatatttttattttctaataCTTTTCTTAATCCATctaatatatcttttttgtttatattaaacATATCATAAATAATTACTGGATAATTTTCTACAGCTATTTGAATTAatcttatattttcatcGAACACTTCTAAACCTGTTGTTTCAATATCTAATCCacaatattttatatctttatatatcaaatttatattttcattataattattattatttataataaagaatcTAGATTCTATATCATCATCAAATTTTTTCTTAGATTCAAAATATTCAAATGTGCACTCTGtaatttcattattttcattttttaatttaaatatatctttttttttaattatattatcatctacatttataatattatcctttatatatttcttgGTAATTTCATCATTATGATGGTTATCtacattattttcataatttcTATTTAGataatcatttatatttccttCGTTACCATTTTTAACCATtgtataattaatattattataactatGATAGTTTGAATCGTTTctatcatttaataataatgtttgGGGTTCcttattcatattattattattattattatttatgtatatattgttttCTTCTTCACTACATACCTTATTAGTATTCATACATGATGTATTTTGTCCATCACAAATGTTAGATCCaactttattatattccaacatattattattatgtggatcctttattttgttttttgaTTTGTCATTTGCTAGTCCTTTATTTGGTCCATATTTCTGTCCACTTTtaattgtaatatattcctttggtatattttgtaaaatactaataaatatatccattttttttaaattttttcctgcagtttttatatttaatttatttgtttttataaatgttcttatatcttttatagaagaattattatcaatTATACAATTTCTCATCGAAAGAACGACAACTCGATTTTTAAGTTTTTCTGCTTCTTCATCTTTTAGTTCTTCACACAATTTTATTAATCCTTCATTAGTTAGTGTATATGAGGATATTGTATCTTTAAAAGGATGGTTATTTTGTGCTGATgtgtttaatatatttttaatcccctcattattattataattattactactactactactactactactactgttcgtattattattattattattaatattcttattacCTTTTGAGTTGccatttatatttttattatttcctGTTGATGATTTATCATCTACGTTATTCTTTTCCATTTCCTGTTTACtcctattattattattattattattattattattattattattttcattttggtaatttaaattttgtGTAGAAGCTAATGATTTATTTCCATCAATCTTTAATGTATTAATACGTTCATTGTTCTTAATgctttttatttcatttacACCTCTTTTACCATCATTAGTTTTATCTTCAGTCGATATGgtttttatattctctAAACTATCCACATAAAGAGtaacatttttattgttattcATATCGCTATTATCAATTATTTCTGTTTTTATCATgtctatattatttaccCTTAAATTAGGATCTAATTTAGATCTATTACCTTTTTTAAAAGCATGTTTTGATTCATATTCATCAGCTAGCTGTTTCATATAATCATATTCATCACATAAAGTgaaatttaaattatcattttgtataaagttattattagtagtattattttgtaatgATGACGAAGAAAATTTATTTGATGGTAAATAAGTATTTGAAACAACATGCtcattaaaattatttattgatatttcttttattgtcatattttctttattatataagtAAGGTATTTTCCCTAAACTTCCTTTAaatctattttttttaatatctataaaaaaaacagtTTCATTTGTTTTTGATACATGTCtttgtataataaatacattatCTGCTTCTTGAGTAGATTTTACACTACCGAAGACCGATGAAatagataataaattattatcctCTTTCCTTGGATGAACAACTAAAGTTATGtgaacatttttatttgtactAAAGGATCTAAATTTATCTATAGcaatattttgtaattcGTATATATCagaaaatttatttatatttaacataaattgtaaattatcaataattatatgttttacATCATATGCATACACAGCATAATCCATAGCATCTATAACCTGATCAATATTTGTACTACCATGGAactttaaaaatttaagaGGTAACAGTTCAAATTTATCAgcatatatatcaaataattctatatttttttcaagaTTTTTTCCACAAAATTGATTTAACATAACTTTTCCTaattttacattatttatttcaaaTGATCCCCATAATGTTGATACTCCTTGGATACAATAATCTAAAGAAAGTTGAGACAATAATGTAGTTTTTCCTACACCTGTAGAACCTGTCCATATAGATAATTCTCCCATTCTTAAtccatataaatatttatttaatgatGGAATGGTTTTACTTTTTACACCATTAATTCGATCAGGatattttaattcttcTAATATACGTTGCCTTAAAtcattaaaatttaatatttgaCTATGTTTTACCTTTTCACTAGTTTCTATAAAAAATCgtatatcaatattatgTTTCAAACAATCATTCGCatcttttataattatattatttggtatatacataatattattatcaacaaaataagaaatattatcTTCAATCGATTTTTctacttttattttttgtgacatatcatcattattattttctattatattatttttcttattatctTCAATTACActtatttcattttgtatcgcctttttttccattccttctttcaaattattatcacttttattttcattatttgttatattatctGTTTCcttgtttttgttttttagtatatttacatttatattattgcTAGAAATTTTATGTCCATTAAATGGATcaatttcttcttttttctttattttgtCACTACttatactttttatattattactcagtatattattatccatATAGTCATTATTAGTAgtatcatatatattatgcaTTGTTTCTTCTTTACCTTTTTGAAGTATCTCCATAGCATTAGAAGCCATCGATGTAAGGAGAAGACTCTTTTTGGTTAACCTTGACTTTTGTCTTCTCTTAAAAACATCTGGATTTAAATAATGGACATTGGCATCCGTAATTACGTTGGTTCTTCCTAATCCAATTTTATTAACGAAATTGAAGACGCTTGATTTTCCAGCTTTATCAAAATCTAGCcataaatgtatttttttaaaccTTTCTAAATATggtaataaatatataggTAAAGATTTTGATCCATTTGGTAAAGATATAGCTGGATATTTTGTTTCTTGACTTATGGTCATGGCATCAATTTCTCCTTCTGTCAAAACTATTTCTTCtgaatttttaattaaatgatcaccaaaaaaaaataatttcatttCATTTCTAACATTTTTAGGATATAATCTCATATAACCTTTATCCTTTAAACTTCTAATTTTTATTCGTACCACttcataattatcatttatattattattattattattgttgttattgttgttgttgttgttgttgttgttgcTCATGTTGTTCATGTTGCTGTTGATTCCGTTCGTTTctatcatatttatttcatctactttttttataaatggaaatataatacattcGTGCTTTTCAAATTTACCAGAACTTTCAAAAGATTGAAATTCCATAACAGAAAAACCTATTAAAAACTTTTTTAAAGTATCAATGCTTAACTTCCTTACattcattaaataattcCTTGCGTTTTCAGCTTCttttgaatataataaattcatattataaacCTTTACATCATTTaatgttattttttcttcttgttcttcataaaaattattattatgtacTACGGTACTTTCAAAATTACTAGTTATTAGATCCCCCATTTTCAATTTGAAATCATAGAAACTTCCTTTATATCCACATCTATGACAATAACTGTTTCCTGtgtttttaaatatttcatgtttatacatattatcatatttatatttatgtggAGGACAAAATGGACAATACTTTAACGTTATCTTAATATCTGTTTCTataaattcatatttttttctatgtaaataattatatacatcattaatatttattttataatactTTGAAACAAAGGTGCTAGTAGCACTAT
This is a stretch of genomic DNA from Plasmodium reichenowi strain SY57 chromosome 14, whole genome shotgun sequence. It encodes these proteins:
- a CDS encoding hypothetical protein (conserved Plasmodium protein, unknown function), producing MDIFSLASNLQQIAIGGVNYVNNKLLKKSLNYETNYITYIVIGENEKTPYDINMFFLPFELSTKLTFKDFKKYFPFKGNIIFRFKIALCDMINVINEGIINNSPLLLREKNIQHNISHNNNIISDENEIKNILKQDNFNYVWIDITNDEAFIPTFNGSVIVKVLFVNHENYKEYNNIYFKNYNYSHKTYHINESHLCSYIPLKYDNKIKKNNSTDDNIYNDDTLIHNKQNNCETIKRSYDHDNLVNFSYTNSSDEFQRVNSDGECKNVSDKNFNLQQNDLHKSNNYYQNGVYTYNKYESNEHININNNNNNNNNNNNNNNNNNNNNKLYDEQNTKQQDNSNEYNYQYNYHNSNIYNYHDSHHLLERRSTSDNLNTLHEENKIINNSQSNYIPSIHISSLNCNEMDAHNKYMSTKGAIHNSKSNLLTSQTKKIENNYNNKTQMFKENQNITNKINNRLQELKEYRDHEQNKFKEKVLINDQIKKQINKWCKNSDNTYKDIKVLLTTLNEVLWKNAQWKNVYMADLISNPNVVKSAYKNAILLCHPDKNRNTTTEQELRAEMIFQALNNSYKDKRNL
- a CDS encoding plastid replication-repair enzyme; this encodes MLLYKFYFLYFLLVHLSLCIRYRNQNKTDSYLKTNYKLLKKRKKYENRRYKFPKNRKGNNNNIYDAIYNNNKNNIYNNDTYKNRIFFRNEKNDENFIKTNKYSYYEKRNKIKLNSATSTFVSKYYKININDVYNYLHRKKYEFIETDIKITLKYCPFCPPHKYKYDNMYKHEIFKNTGNSYCHRCGYKGSFYDFKLKMGDLITSNFESTVVHNNNFYEEQEEKITLNDVKVYNMNLLYSKEAENARNYLMNVRKLSIDTLKKFLIGFSVMEFQSFESSGKFEKHECIIFPFIKKVDEINMIETNGINSNMNNMSNNNNNNNNNNNNNNNNNINDNYEVVRIKIRSLKDKGYMRLYPKNVRNEMKLFFFGDHLIKNSEEIVLTEGEIDAMTISQETKYPAISLPNGSKSLPIYLLPYLERFKKIHLWLDFDKAGKSSVFNFVNKIGLGRTNVITDANVHYLNPDVFKRRQKSRLTKKSLLLTSMASNAMEILQKGKEETMHNIYDTTNNDYMDNNILSNNIKSISSDKIKKKEEIDPFNGHKISSNNINVNILKNKNKETDNITNNENKSDNNLKEGMEKKAIQNEISVIEDNKKNNIIENNNDDMSQKIKVEKSIEDNISYFVDNNIMYIPNNIIIKDANDCLKHNIDIRFFIETSEKVKHSQILNFNDLRQRILEELKYPDRINGVKSKTIPSLNKYLYGLRMGELSIWTGSTGVGKTTLLSQLSLDYCIQGVSTLWGSFEINNVKLGKVMLNQFCGKNLEKNIELFDIYADKFELLPLKFLKFHGSTNIDQVIDAMDYAVYAYDVKHIIIDNLQFMLNINKFSDIYELQNIAIDKFRSFSTNKNVHITLVVHPRKEDNNLLSISSVFGSVKSTQEADNVFIIQRHVSKTNETVFFIDIKKNRFKGSLGKIPYLYNKENMTIKEISINNFNEHVVSNTYLPSNKFSSSSLQNNTTNNNFIQNDNLNFTLCDEYDYMKQLADEYESKHAFKKGNRSKLDPNLRVNNIDMIKTEIIDNSDMNNNKNVTLYVDSLENIKTISTEDKTNDGKRGVNEIKSIKNNERINTLKIDGNKSLASTQNLNYQNENNNNNNNNNNNNNRSKQEMEKNNVDDKSSTGNNKNINGNSKGNKNINNNNNNTNSSSSSSSSSNNYNNNEGIKNILNTSAQNNHPFKDTISSYTLTNEGLIKLCEELKDEEAEKLKNRVVVLSMRNCIIDNNSSIKDIRTFIKTNKLNIKTAGKNLKKMDIFISILQNIPKEYITIKSGQKYGPNKGLANDKSKNKIKDPHNNNMLEYNKVGSNICDGQNTSCMNTNKVCSEEENNIYINNNNNNNMNKEPQTLLLNDRNDSNYHSYNNINYTMVKNGNEGNINDYLNRNYENNVDNHHNDEITKKYIKDNIINVDDNIIKKKDIFKLKNENNEITECTFEYFESKKKFDDDIESRFFIINNNNYNENINLIYKDIKYCGLDIETTGLEVFDENIRLIQIAVENYPVIIYDMFNINKKDILDGLRKVLENKNIIKIIQNGKFDAKFLLHNNFKIENIFDTYIASKLLDKNKNMYGFKLNNIVEKYLNVILDKQQQNSVWNNSLLNNNQLFYAARDSSCLLKLYKKLKEEIKKENLNIVNDIENKCILPICDMELNGIKVDLENLQKSTNEILNELNIEKDNLKKKLKEENINVNSQQQVLKALQKNNVRDISNKLIENTSDSNLKNFLNHEEIISLRNYRRLYKLYSAFYLKLPLHINTKTNKIHTTFNQLKTFSGRFSSEKPNLQQIPRQKSIREIFIPNDNNIFIIADFKQIELKIAAEITNDEIMLKAYNNNIDLHTLTASIITKKNIPDINKEDRHIAKAINFGLIYGMNYVNLKNYANTYYGLNMSLDQCLYFYNSFFEHYKGIYKWHNQVKQKRALQYSTLSNRKVIFPYFSFTKALNYPVQGTCADILKLALVDLYDNLKDINGKIILCVHDEIIIEVNKKFQEEALKILVQSMENSASYFLKKVKCEVSVKIAENWGSKD